The sequence ACATGATTACAATGCGTTTCAGTTCTTTAACAAATAAAGACAGGAACCACAACCCTTTCATAATAAAAGCTCCaaccctttcacaataaaagctctTTCCTTTTAAAACATGTCACTGAAACTGAAGTCATCTCCACTGTCAAACAGGGAGGAGACAGGtaagagggggcggggcctggcgAGGGGTGGGGTCTGTTGGACATTATTAACACACCTGAATGAAGGTGATGGGAGAGGAGGTGTGTCACCTGACCCACTAATCACCCCTCCCACATTCAGCTCCTCCCCCTTTGGACAGACAGCACTAAGAAAACGAGTCCACTTCGAACCAGAgccactggaaccagaaccaccggagccactggaaccagaaccaccgGAGCCACTGGGACCAGAACCACCGGAGCCACTGGGACCAGAACCACCGGAGCCACTGGGACCAGAGCCACTGGGACCGGAGCCACTGGGACCACTGGTTCTGGTAAAACTGGACAGATCAGGTGTGCTGACATCTAGAGGACAGGCGGTGGACTGACTGGAAAAACCGGGTCTGTTCACAGCACGTGGACCAGTTCTGGTCAAACTGGTTGAACTGGACCTGCTCATTCTGGGAAGTCCGGAGTTGGTCCAGCTGCTGGTTCTGTCTGGTCTGAGATGGTCCGTGTTCTAAAAATAAGATATCAGATAAATGGACACAGATGAGCAGAACACAGCGCCACCATCTGGACCTTTGTTATAATAACAGGATGAACTCAACTGGGTTTTTATGGAGGGTTTGAATGGCTGATGTGAACAGGATTATTAGTGGAacatttcatatatttattattcATGGAAACAGCTGATTAGGAATTCTAATCTACAGTCTCAGTTTTACTGAACGGTAACAGTGAAGTCAAATATCTTAAAACTAATGTTCAGGTATTTTAGCTGTTAGTTCGACATCTCATCTAGATCTGCAGACAAATATCTGTTCAAACTTAGATTACACTTTTATCGTGTAAAAATCTATATATTTTATCATTTAAATTAAAACATAAACTCTCAGCCCACAGAGGACACTTcattagttcatatttgttcatatttacgTGAGATTGTGTCAACTACAAAATCATATTAATCCACTGACTACAAACAGGGATTTAAAATCCTTGTATTGATTTGAAAATGATCTCCAAAGTCTCTGATCAGAACCCTGGTCCtaactctgttcctaaccctgttccttctAATGGGGGTCATGCCGTGTTTATTACCTGTTCAGGTCTCCAATTGTCATTTGCTCGCTTCCTTTTCCTAAAAGACaaattttacatgtttatttttcGCAGATCCATTCACTGTTCAGATCAGAACCACACTTTATTGATCTGAAATACGTTTGTGGGCAAATGATTGAAAACATTCAGTCTGATGTTTGGTTGGATTAAATCTGAGGGTGGTGTGGATCTGTGATACGCAACAGAAAGACTTTAATCTGTCAGTAACTGAGTCTCTGAACCTTTAAGAGGGTCCAAGACAAAGCTACCTATGGACAAAGGAGGGGTTCTGATTATCAGTTAACTAAACACAACCCTAACCTAAACCCATCAGGACTCAGCAGATGAAAGACAAAAATTCACGTGTTCAGTCACTGGATCGTTAAAGTCAGTGTGATACAACATGTGACCAAATGACTGACAGGTGGGTGTGGCCTCACTTGTTGGTCCTGTTGTTATGGAGCTGCTGCCTGTCCATCACTACGTTCTCATCTGGTTCAGGGTCCTGTGGCTCCGCCCCCTGGGGAGGATCCACGTATTTGTTCCAGAGGCTCACCTGAGAACAGCTCACCTGGAGTCGGAACAAACTGAGGAGTCACAACGGACCCGGTTTGAACACATGATGTCATCTGTCTGCTCTCACCTGGAGGTCTACCTGCTCCTCAGCTCCGCCCTCTGGTGCTGCCTGCtgcctacaaacaaacaaacacacacttccaTCACTTAATTTCCAGATGAAGTTGATCCATGCAGGTTGATCAGTAGTTCCATGTTACTGATGTGGATTATGAAATCATTACATAACTATGTCAAACTATGTAGAAAACAGCCCGTTTACGTCAGAGGAACAGTTCACATCTGTAGTTTGTCCTTAATAAAAGTAATATTAGTACATTTTATGTCCTTTAAATTTCCTGTAAATGTCCTATAAACACCTGGTTCATaaagactaggggtgtgtattgtcaagaatctggcaatatgatacaaatcacaatagtaggatcacgatacgatatatcatgatactgttaaaaaggccgttttttgtttgtttctttttttaaaacgattatttcctggaagaattgaattacaccaaaaatctgcacaaatactaaacacatttttatttgatcagaacaggatctaatgctatatcactaaatgttcctgtttaaaactgaaattctgttttacagacattccagtttcagatcctgttcaaatgttcatattctattagttcagaactaacatcagaacattatttttgtacagtcccaacaaaggaactaccatttgcctctcagacagtaaaaagtgcttttaggatgattcaaataaccattatttaataaaacagcgttaaataataataaataacatatctaaaaaaagaaaaaaaacagaaatgaacctctgccacatctgcatttgaataaatacctaaaaatatcgatacagtactttttaatattgatacagtattgtgaaatgaaatatcgtgatatactgcagaaccgatattttctaacagtccTAATAAAACCAGTTCCTGCATAAATGTGTGTAAAACCCTTTCAGCTCTATCACAATGATCAGTATCTCCAAGGGCACTCGGTTACCATAGTGACCGagtcgcctcctcctcctcttccatcatGGCTCCTCTCATGGCGTTCAGTTTCTGGACATGTCGTCTGCAGTCAGCCCCTGAGCCCCGCCCAAATTCCTGTCAATCATTCAATCAACCAGTCAGCAGTAGTCACCAGCTGCTGCTTCACACCTGAACAGGTATAAAAAGGGTTAAGGATACCCGTACCCGTACCCTAACCCATACTAGTAATGAAAACACTACCATTCCctaacatgtctttaactcttCGTTATAGTTGTATTTTTAACAGATAAATGAAGACATGGTGAACTGTTGGTTCAAGGTTTGGTTTCATGTGGTTTTGTTCAGACCTTCAGCACCGACTGTTTCTGTCCACACAGTTTACAGCTCCACCTGTTGACCTTCTTCACCTGTCAGACACAGCAGAGGGCGACAGAAAACACACATCACAACACAAGAGTTcaaaaggacacacacacacacacacgagttcaaaaggggacacacacacacaagagttcaaaaggggacacacacacacaagagttcaaaaggggacacacacacacaagagttcaaaaggggacacacacacacaagagttcaaaaggggacacacacacacaagagttcaaaaggggacacacacacacacacacacacagatgctctgagaccttccaataTTACTAATAAGAGTTcaaaaggacacacacacacacacacacacacacacacacacacacacacacacacacacacacacaagagttaaaaaggacacacacacacatacacgcactccccacacacccacacacacacagttcaatTATAGGTCCAACCCTGTTATCTAATAGACCTGACcagaaccccctaaccctaaccctaaccctaacccggtcCGGCTGACGGACACCGGGTCCTGGTCCGTTAGCCTTTGGTCCGGCTCGTTGGTACCTGCTGCACCTGGAAGGTCTGACAGCTGAAACACCTGAGCACGTGGAAGTCCTGGCCCATGTCCCGGCCCTGGTCTgctgttttctgctgttttctgctgtttgtttgtgtctgttttgtcCGGGTTCAGTTTCCCGGGTCCGTTCAAACCTCTTACGTCACATCCGCGTGTGGgcggcgccccctggaggccactGGGCTGACGTCACTGAGCGGATCCACCTTCTACCTGGAGGAAAAGGCCAACTCCAATGAGAACTTTTCTAAATTGCAGTGAAATGAGGTTTGTGGGCCTTGTCTTTGCTCAAACTGAAAACATGTTCACATGATGAGAAAGAAGgtacagatacaaaaaaaaaaggatgatctCAATCAAAAGCATGAAAATAAGTCCAAGTTAAAAATATGCAGAAATATTAACAATGAAATAATGTACAGAGACCAGGGAAATCTACTCAAGTATTTATCCTTAGTTACTTCCTACACATGAAACTAACTATAAACTCAGACAAAAACTAAGTTTAAAGTGAACATTAGTAAAAACTGCCTTTGCAGTTAAACCGAAaaccacaaaataataaaaatcatcaATGTTTCACTGTAAGAACAAAGTTTGAAATTAAAaccggatcaataagcaataaattcaaagacaaaataaagtgaaatttttgcatttattaGACAACAGAGAACAGATCAATAACATTTAAAAAGCATCGTTTGGAAgtaaaacaggaagaaaagacaCAATGATGCTTCCAAATAAAAGCCGGCAGGTGTTATCAGAgattaaataatacattttattaatattcattTGAACAAGAATTAATCTGTTTAATTAGTTAATTCTGTAGGTAAATGTTACTTCAGTCATTTGATTCGTTTACTTGTAGAAAACAGACGTTTGCAGACACTGGTTGAATCTGCTTTAAAACACACTTCCTCCTTCCCCTTCACATTAAAAGCCTTGGTTCATTCCTCCATAGTTCATCATCAGTGTCCTGTATGTTTCCTCAGTCCTCATTGGCTGACATAAACCACGCCTCCACTATTTGTGTGATTTAAAGGAGGAGTCCTCTGCCGTCTGcatgtttccatggaaacagcatTTGGGTCACTTTATTTTTGATCATTAGTAATGAGTAAAGTTGTTAGATGTTGTGAAACACATCAGTCTgaagcattttattgtgaaaaaaacatgCAGGAAGTGATGTGATCAATTTGATTAGATGCTCAGTGACATCAGAGTCCCTGCAGCCAATCAGACAGTGTGTGGTGTCAGTTCATGGTCGGAGGCGGAGCTTGTCTGTCGTTCTACAGCCCGTTGAGCCCTGCAGGCGGCCATCTTGCTCCGGACATCTCTCTTCCTCTCGAAGAAGTCGACAAGAGGCGCCTCTGTGAGCAGTGACGCCAGCGCCTGCTCAAAGCTGATTGACCAATCGGCATCGAGCGTGCTGCCCCGCCTCCGTTCGCCAACTAGCACCGCATCGTCATCATCAGCGACGTCCTCACACCGCAACGAACCGGAGCTCACCACTGAGTACGACGACACCGACGCCTCGTCCTCGTCCTCCAGATGGGCGTCGGCCAGCGCTCCGATCACCTGACATTCACCTGACAGAGACTCCGCCTCCTCGGCAGGAGGTGGAGGACAGGGCGGAGCCTGCTCAGCTGCTGCggcaaaaaagaaaatttaattaACAGCTTAATCTGTCTTTCACAACTTGaaatcaaaatgaagaaaatcaacaaatataACGACAAATCAAATCAGCCCCGTGATGAACTGGAAACACGTCCAGcatgaaccccgccttcgcccgtagatagctgggataggctccaccccacGACACTctcgaggataaagtggttcagaagatggaaggatgaatgaatgaatgaatgatcaaatcaacaaaaatgaagaaagaagACGATGAGCACAGAGGTAAAGCTCCGCCCCTTTTCACTTCTCACTCCTGCATTTTCACCACTTTACTATGTTTTCACATTGATCTCAAAGACTGAGGCAAAATTTGTCCAAGAAAAAGGTTGGTTGTTTTGATGTTGGTGGCATGTAACCCTTAACTTTAGTATCTTTACAACAAACCACTTTCTTTATTGTAAACTCTGAATAATTAAACATGTATGTGAGGAGTGGACGTCCTACTGAACCTGGACCGAACGAAACAGTCAACACAAAGAAGGACATTAACTCATCACAGTAAAAAGGTCTCAGCTCACCGCATGGAGACTCCGCCCCCTCAGGAGCACTGAGGGGCGGGGCCTGCTCAACAGCAGCGACAGACTTCTTGCCACCGTTGTTGCTGAACTTCTTCCCAACTTCTCCGATGCGTAAAAGCAAAGAGGCAACAGTAGCGATGGAGTGGTAGAGCTGCTGCTCCGACGAATCCTCACTGAACATGTTGTAGAGAGTTTTACAAAACTCTATGAACTGCTCCTTTAAGGACAGAGAGACAGGGTGGAGACAGACGGGTTAGAGACAGACGGgttacagacagacacatgtgtTAGAGCTCTGGACCTGACTCTAGACCTGACTGTGGATCTGGGTGTGGACTCAGCTCTGGTCCTGGCTCTAGACCCGGGTGTGGACTCACCTGGTTCATCCGGGGCAGGTCCTTGATGGTCTCCTTCTTGGGCTCCTTCTCAGTGGCCCACATCCTCAGGTAGTACCTGTAGTCCTTCACCTTGTCCTCTGAAGACCACACAGGTAAACACATTAATGCAAAGGACGGAGTCTATAAATGTCACCTGCATCCGAGAAGTGAGTCAGCAGGAGGCGGGGTCAGAATATTTGATATTTACCTTTTTTGTCCTCACTGTCTCCACCTCCATCCTTTACTTCCTCACCTGCACAGACAGGAAACAGCATCAGCTACATGACCCTAAAGTTAACACTAAtgatgttaccatggaaacagcatcAGCTTCATGACCCTAAAGTTAACACTAATGACGTTACTATGGAAACAGCATCAGCTTCATGACCCTAAAGTTAACACTAAtgacgttaccatggaaacagcattGGCTACATGACCCTAAAGTTAATGCTAATgacattaccatggaaacagcatcAGCTACATGACCCTAAAGTTAACACTAATGTtgacgttaccatggaaacagcatcAGCTACATGACCCTAAAGTTAACACTAATGTtgacgttaccatggaaacagcatcAGCTACATGACCCTAAAGTTAACACTAATGTtgacgttaccatggaaacagcatcAGCTACATGACCCTAAAGTTAACACTAAtgatgttaccatggaaacagcatcAGCTACATGACCCTAAAGTTAATGCTAATGTtgacgttaccatggaaacagacagacagacagagtttGAGTATGTATTTGTTCTCTGAGCTGCATAGTATCGTCTCCCTGAAAACATTAAAGTCAATCTGTCCTTGAGGACTTGGTCTGCTTGGCTTAAGATTCTTATTATTCTTCTATACGGACAACCTGCTTCTTCCACAAAGTCCtttaacagggttagggttaggaacagggttaggaacagggttaggaccCTCATGATGCTGCTGAGACTTCTGGTCTTTCACAGCCCAttatgaaagaaaagaaaaacgaaaaaagaaaagaaaagaaaaacgaaaaaagaaaagaaaagaaaaatcatgtTCAAGGCTTTAATGTGTGATCGGTGAAAAACCCATCCAGGTATATTCATTACTCTTATTAGTGAGAAATATTGGAGTTTTTTTGGCTCTTGATAAACTGGTTCCAGCCTCAGACGTTCAAATACGACCCAACTAAAGCTGATCAACATGAACTCTGAACAGGAAATGGTCGAAACAGGCaactcacctcacctcacctctcTTTGCAGATTTTCTCATAAATCTAGGACAGAATATTTGTACATCTACTGCTGGGCTGAAGCTGGCCCGTCTTTTACAGACCTTTAGGTGTTTATCCCAAACCTGGACCAGCCTGAAGGTTCTGACCAGGGACAGGGGACGTGGTCATGTGGTTCATAAGAATTCTGTAGTTGTGAGGGTAAGGATGTGAGTGACCACGCCCACTTTGAGTATCTAACCAATTGTGCAATAGTTCTCATACACCGTCTGAGAAGAAAGTTCTGCATGGATGGTGTGTCCAGAACAGGCTGAGAGAACTTCCAAACAAAAAATGATGTCCCTTAGTTCTCACAGCCCTGGAGCGACTGTCTGATGTGGAACCGGTTTAAATGTTGACGTTGTTTCTGATCAGATTTCCCTCCCCCACCGACAGCAGAACCTTTCATATTATCAACACATCAGCTGCTGAGGGTCACATGGTTCTGATGGGTTTCTGACGTGTCAGGGTGAAAAGGTCCAAGTTACGAGGTTTTTAACAGATTAAACTGATACAAGAGAAGTTTAAAgaaggtgtcaaactcactttagttcaggggccacatcctcctgatatcatctgaagtgggctggaccagtaaaataataacataataatatataaataacaacaactccaaacatttcaatgtgttttatagtgaataaagtaaaattacattatggaaacaattacatctataaagtgtccttttaaaaatgtgaataacacaaacaaccataaaaaaaactgaaatttattaagaaaaataaatgcaattttaactatattctgcctctgcctatcatttgtaaatgtgcatcacaacttacagatcacaatggatctgcaaaatacacaaaagattttagtaactggcagaatattggtaaaattgcacttacttctcttaggacatttctaatttctcatattttttgtgaaaggctagtttgtaaatttacacaatttcatgtaatttaacttttttttttacactaaaacagaggaaaaaattggaattgtcattatttgtaggtttttatgatagtattttactgatctgacccacttgagactaaagtagggctttatatggcccctaaagtgaaaggattgactgttaatatcttgagtgtaatttttgcatttcactaattcatcctccgggccagattggaccctttggcgggccggttttggcccccaggccgtatgtttgacacctgtggtttaaggaGAGAAGGAAAGACGGGGGCTTAGAAATAATCCATAAAAACCAAACAGATTAAaaagaaatgtataaaaatgtaaacGTTTCAGTTCATGTAATGCAGAAAAACCAAAGCTCTTCTTTTTACATGGATGTAAACACTGGTTGTCACAATATTAgatcaaaataaaacaataacatggTTAAAAGAACAACCCATGACCAGAACCAGCACTGAGGGACCAACATGACATCAGCTGATCTTTAAACCACACCAGTTACCATGACGACGACAACAGACTGAGCCTCAAACACAAACCTGATGTCACTTCCTGCTGCGCCACAGAGTCCATATCAGACAGGAAGGAAGAATCTGGAAGcacaggaagaggagaagaagaaggaaagggagaaggagaagaaaaagaagaagaagaagaagaagaagcagccgAGTGCGTGAGTGACGGAGGAAACGTACAGACGCGTTCATTCAAGTTTTCATGCAGATCAAACAACCATGCCTTTGTGTAAACCCTGGATGTATGTTCAGAACTGGACTCCACCCACCAGCGTGGATTCATAAAAGGCTCAAACACCTGCTGAATCAGTCTGAAACCTTCGATGCACCGGCTTCAACACCAGCTACGACATAAAATACTCTTTGAAACCATTTTCTACAGTTCACATTGAGACAAACTCTGCATTGActtttaggggtgtaagaaaatatcggttctgcaataaatcgccatatttcatttcacgatactgtatcgatattaaaaagcactgtctCAATTTtcttaggtgtttattcaaatgcagatattctggaggttcatttttgtttttcttttttgtttttcttttatttattgttatttaacactcttttattaaataatggtagttctgTTGTTGGGATTgcagaaaaataatgttatgatgttagttctgacccaataaaatatgaacatttgaataggatctgaaactgtaatgtctgtaaaatatattgtaagttttaacaaaggaatattttgtgatataacatcagatcctgttgtgatcaaataaaaatgtgtttagtatttgtgtagatttctggtgtaattcaattcttcaaggaaataatcattaaaaaaaacaaacaaacaaacaaagaatgttcttttttaacagtatcatgatatatcgtgatatatcgtatcgtgatcctagtattgtgatttgtatcgtatcgccagattcttgccaatacgcagCCCTGTCCACTTTCATGTCAATGCAGTGTCTCACAACTTGTGACTGACTTGTTAGTTTAGCAacctttcatttaaaaaaagaagatgcaataAAATGAGCTAAAGCAACTTCTAGTCATCTGTGAACATAATATTATTGCATTAAAATATATTAAGCTACATGTGTGGCATTCATGGACTGAAAAAAACATGGTTTTCCTGATGTTTGTGAAAGGCTTATGAGCTCTGAGAGATttcatgttcatatattttttgtatctGTTGCCTCTTGGCCCCTGCAGTACCAGGGGTGTCCACTGGGGGAGCTGTTCTGAGCATCTGCACTGTATCCAGTTCTCTGAACACATCCACCGTTCACTGTCAAAGTCAGAATTGGGTCAGGGGTCACTGGGTTCACAGGAAGTGTCTGTACCTTTGCTGAGATCATCAGTGAAAAAATGTGTGGCCTCTAGAGCAGACTCCGCCTCCTCAGGACACAGagctgtaaacaaacaaacaaacaaacaaacagatgagaCTGCCATAGGCAGTGTGTTTGCTGGAGGCCTTAGAAAGAGAGCTTTGGCCAATATTTTCACGGTTTATAATCTAATACTTGTCATTTTTCTGCTAAATTGAGGAAGTTAGGGTCAAAAATGGGGTATTTTGtaaatcatgaccttgagtttggccTTTCAAGGTCATcgaaggtcaacaaaattggtaccaaatgaaagaccaCATCCAACTTCCTATAAGTTGACAATACAAAGTTAGTCGACATCCATCTTAGTTTTCACGATAGAAGCCGTtttgtgaatatgcaaattaggcgcTTGAGCCCTAGTCACTTCAGACGCCAATAACTCCAAatctatatgcatatacatatacacaggtcacatatgaggAAATAAATGGATAGAGAATTGAATTTACAATAATTTGGCATTAGTTTGAAACCGCTACGACCAACAGAACAGAAGTTATCAAAGATTAACAAATTTTACATGTTACCACAGCAACCGGAAGTCACACAACCTAGAGCTGCGAAATTTGTCATATGAGAAGGAACCGGAACACAGATGTTACATATTAAATTTTGGTTTGATTGGATGAATATTGGCGCTATTACAGCCATTTGAAATGTCAGAAAGCTGAGTTTACTGCGCCCCCCCACCAGATATTTACCCCAGAGCGCTAACGAGGATGTGGCCCTTATGATGTCATGATGCATACCATCAGATGCAGAATGGAAAAATGCACCATTTGGCTTTGGTTTGAAGTCGATGTGATGATTTTGACTAAAGTTATGGTGAAATATCCACGTTTGAACTTGAActgagacagacaggcagacggacagacaggcagacggacagacGAACTGACCAATCTGctctaacaacaaaaaaaatggaaCCAACAATGAGATTGAAAAACAGTTGAGAAAATACAGAGGAGTGTGTCATTGTCTGTAAAGGCTGTAAACGTGTCATCATCATACAAATGCGACATCCATGGGGTCACATGACCAGCTGCCCACATGTACAGGTGTGTGCTACCTGGTGGGAGGTGAAGCTTATAGAGCAGCTTCAGTTTCTCCGTCATATCTCCGTGATACATCccagctgcaaaaaaaaacacacacacaaaaccacacaaacGGGTGAATGTGACGGTGAGCAGGTCTGTCCATGTTCAAAACACAAAGGAATCAATTCACAACAAAACAAAGAATATACAGACAAAGTGCAAAGACAACATTTACcattataagattaaaaaaaaagaaaaaagtaattttacattTGATGCAGCAGCACGTCTCCATAAAGACGCAAAGACAGGTTAGTTTTACCCTACTGACGATGTGTTGTTGCAACAGTAATCCTGCTGTGTAAGTGGTACCGGACGGAAACAGGAGGAACATTTGAAAAACGAATTCAACTGGTttaggaccagggtcagggttgTTGGATGCTGGTCTACCAATGACTTCAAGGTTAGGGTTTATTATGTTGCTATTTTAATTTCCTCCTTGGGGGATCAAGAAAGTATATctaacttatcttatctgatctgatcttatctgatcttacctAAGGAAGTTTTCTATGTGCTCTGATTCAGTGAAGTGTTCTCTATTTAGAACCTACATCACACCATTATACACTGCTCCATTGTGgtcaaactataaaaaaaataagtttgcAGAGGCTCAAGGTAGCCTATAATGATGCAATGAGGTTGCTGCTTCATGTTCCTCGGTGGCATAGTGTCAGTCAACTGTTTGTGACCACAGGAGTGCCAGCttgatgtttagttttatgtgtcgcctgaatgaatcagagaaccacattatagaagctctagttagccccctgaaaagctgctatcgTTTTACCTCTAAGCTGAGAcggcattggtgcaatagtttgtatattttataatgtgcttaatttttcAATCTCCTTtatgttcttttcattttatttattctgtatgttgtgtgcttgcgGTTTATGGacgtgtctgcaataaagtttattcttatcttatcttatcttatcttatcttatcttatcttatcttatcttatcttatcttatcttatcttatcttatcttatcttatcttatcttatcttatcttatcttatcttaccttaccttaccttaccttaccttaccttaccttaccttaccttaccttaccctatctTATGACAAACACAGATCACTCTGTTATCTGATGGGTGGTAgaggttgttgtgtttttttttctgttttctgggtCTGAACTCACTCAGTCCGGTGATGAACTCCTTGAAGTTGACGAGTCcatcctggttctggtccagcaGTCTGAAGAGACGGGCTGCCAGTGTGGGGGTGTGGCCACCGCAGACCCAGGGAGCCAACGAGATGAAGAGTTGGGTGAACTGGGCGGAGTCAATGCGGTACTGCTCCAGGTACGGGAGGCTGGGGTCATGACGCTCGGCCGCTGAAGACGTGGAACCCCAGTAACAACTGGTCATGTGTTTGGACtgaaaacagaaccaggacacagTTTGACCAGACACTCGTCAGACTCAGCTCGTAGCGATCAGTGGCGCTGAACTACAGTAAAAGTGTTCCTGCTCTGACCTTAAACAGACAGTACAGTTCCTCCAGTTCCTCAATGCTGAACGCTGACTCTGTCATCACCGCCCTCACCTGGAAACACACACCTGTCAACACCTGTGTCCAGCAGAGTGCTAGCATTAGCTCACAGAAGCTAACATCACTCACCACACTCCTCTTGGCTGTGTCTTCCAGAGACTgaatgacctttaacctctgttTGAACCTCATCTGTTCGATGACATCTGAGCGCAGGGTGCCAAACTTCTGTTCAGGTGAGGAGGAAAACCAAACCTTCATGTGAAAACTCTGCCACAATGTAGACAGGAAGTGCAGCTCACATACAGTTTGATTCTGACCTCGTACGAAGACTTGATGAGGTCAAAGACGTCGATCTCAGGCGGTGGCTCGTCACCGCTGG is a genomic window of Sphaeramia orbicularis chromosome 10, fSphaOr1.1, whole genome shotgun sequence containing:
- the mrnip gene encoding MRN complex-interacting protein isoform X1; this encodes MGQDFHVLRCFSCQTFQVQQVKKVNRWSCKLCGQKQSVLKEFGRGSGADCRRHVQKLNAMRGAMMEEEEEATRSLWQQAAPEGGAEEQVDLQVSCSQVSLWNKYVDPPQGAEPQDPEPDENVVMDRQQLHNNRTNKKRKRANDNWRPEQNTDHLRPDRTSSWTNSGLPRMSRSSSTSLTRTGPRAVNRPGFSSQSTACPLDVSTPDLSSFTRTSGPSGSGPSGSGPSGSGGSGPSGSGGSGPSGSGGSGSSGSGGSGSSGSGSKWTRFLSAVCPKGEELNVGGVISGSGDTPPLPSPSFRCVNNVQQTPPLARPRPLLPVSSLFDSGDDFSFSDMF
- the mrnip gene encoding MRN complex-interacting protein isoform X2; this translates as MGQDFHVLRCFSCQTFQVQQVKKVNRWSCKLCGQKQSVLKEFGRGSGADCRRHVQKLNAMRGAMMEEEEEATRSLWQQAAPEGGAEEQVDLQVSLWNKYVDPPQGAEPQDPEPDENVVMDRQQLHNNRTNKKRKRANDNWRPEQNTDHLRPDRTSSWTNSGLPRMSRSSSTSLTRTGPRAVNRPGFSSQSTACPLDVSTPDLSSFTRTSGPSGSGPSGSGPSGSGGSGPSGSGGSGPSGSGGSGSSGSGGSGSSGSGSKWTRFLSAVCPKGEELNVGGVISGSGDTPPLPSPSFRCVNNVQQTPPLARPRPLLPVSSLFDSGDDFSFSDMF